A single region of the Arthrobacter sp. PAMC25564 genome encodes:
- a CDS encoding GntR family transcriptional regulator translates to MILNVDLASEVPLYQQIRDQIVEAIAEGVLAEGSSLPATRTLAADFGINFHTVNKAYDLLRQQGLIRLNRKTGAVVTPTAADPPFSTEWTARARILLAEAVARGLPADEVLKTCRSILDSFDARKPEETP, encoded by the coding sequence ATGATCCTCAACGTCGACCTGGCCAGCGAGGTGCCGCTCTACCAGCAAATCCGGGACCAGATCGTGGAGGCGATCGCCGAGGGCGTGCTGGCCGAGGGCAGCTCATTGCCGGCCACCAGGACGCTCGCAGCCGACTTCGGGATCAACTTCCACACCGTGAACAAGGCCTACGACCTCCTGCGCCAGCAGGGCCTGATCCGGCTCAACCGCAAGACCGGTGCGGTGGTGACCCCGACGGCCGCGGACCCGCCGTTCTCCACGGAGTGGACCGCGAGGGCACGGATCCTGCTGGCCGAGGCCGTCGCCAGAGGCTTACCGGCCGACGAGGTTCTCAAGACCTGCCGCTCGATCCTCGATTCATTTGATGCCAGGAAGCCAGAGGAAACGCCATGA
- a CDS encoding trypsin-like peptidase domain-containing protein encodes MFESDGDPAASGPGRGRKTFGVPVLVGAVLTAGLLGGVTAAGAGGLLEAPSVSTAAPAASVPEQVVVNSADNAMDVSAAAKKASPSVVTISAASGNVGGTGSGIILDSQGHILTNTHVVTLDGQAATATIEVRTNDGKVYQGTVVGTDPLSDLAVVKIDAADLVPAALGDSSKVNVGDTAIAIGAPLGLQGTVTDGIVSALSRTISIASSAAPDTSGSTGSNGRRFRYAPPNGSQNSSGAGQADISINVLQTDAAINPGNSGGPLLNVSGEVIGVNVAIASAGATTADTQSGSIGVGFSIPINNAQRISREIIATGSATHGQLGASVAPQAAGTGSQFTVGAQVSGVTAGSAAEKAGIRKGDVITGIGGRTVQDAEELTSAVSEQPAGATVKVTLLRGGKEQKLDVTLGTAPKA; translated from the coding sequence ATGTTTGAAAGCGACGGCGACCCGGCGGCCTCGGGCCCGGGCCGGGGCCGGAAGACCTTTGGCGTGCCGGTACTGGTCGGCGCGGTGCTGACCGCCGGGCTGCTCGGAGGTGTCACTGCGGCCGGCGCAGGCGGGCTGCTGGAGGCGCCGTCCGTTTCCACCGCTGCGCCCGCGGCGTCGGTGCCGGAGCAGGTCGTGGTGAACAGCGCCGATAACGCCATGGACGTTTCCGCCGCGGCGAAGAAAGCCTCTCCCAGCGTGGTCACCATCTCGGCGGCTTCGGGCAACGTCGGCGGAACCGGGTCCGGGATCATTCTGGACAGTCAGGGCCACATCCTGACCAACACCCACGTCGTGACCCTTGACGGGCAGGCCGCCACCGCGACGATCGAGGTCCGCACCAACGACGGAAAGGTCTACCAAGGCACGGTAGTGGGGACCGACCCCCTGTCGGACCTGGCCGTCGTCAAAATCGACGCTGCGGATCTCGTGCCCGCGGCCCTCGGGGACTCCTCGAAGGTCAACGTCGGCGACACGGCCATCGCCATCGGCGCGCCGCTCGGGCTGCAGGGCACCGTCACGGACGGGATCGTCTCCGCACTGAGCAGAACCATCAGCATCGCCTCCTCCGCCGCGCCTGACACGAGCGGCTCGACCGGGAGCAATGGGCGCCGTTTCCGCTACGCCCCGCCCAACGGATCGCAGAACAGCTCCGGAGCGGGCCAGGCAGACATCAGCATCAATGTCCTGCAGACCGACGCCGCAATCAATCCCGGCAACTCAGGCGGTCCCCTGCTGAACGTCTCCGGCGAGGTCATCGGCGTCAACGTAGCCATCGCCTCGGCCGGCGCAACAACGGCCGATACGCAGTCCGGCAGCATCGGCGTCGGGTTCTCCATCCCGATCAACAACGCCCAACGCATCTCCCGGGAAATCATCGCCACCGGATCCGCGACCCACGGTCAGCTCGGCGCAAGCGTCGCGCCCCAGGCCGCCGGGACCGGTTCGCAGTTCACCGTCGGGGCCCAGGTAAGCGGTGTCACCGCCGGATCCGCCGCCGAGAAAGCCGGCATCCGAAAGGGTGACGTCATCACAGGAATCGGTGGCCGCACCGTCCAGGACGCCGAGGAACTGACCTCCGCCGTGAGCGAACAGCCCGCCGGCGCCACCGTCAAGGTCACCCTGCTCCGCGGCGGTAAGGAACAAAAACTCGACGTCACCCTCGGAACCGCACCCAAAGCATGA
- a CDS encoding DUF2510 domain-containing protein: MTVPPGNQAPGNQVPGPRPAPGWYPDPAGSGRLRWWDGTAWTGHLNAPTPAIPAGRPQISGNTPVYNLFIWLIVALPIIPLIILMFWNPVLRLRTTGLRRVQTADPAAIFTLPYFLLIASAFLIYAVSAVMAYLDWQKLRRDGVVRPFHWAWVFLSRELYVIGRSVIVHEVAPRRGLAPVWATIGMVLLALVLVSIKASTLITAMSGQLTM, encoded by the coding sequence ATGACCGTCCCGCCCGGAAACCAAGCACCAGGCAACCAAGTACCCGGCCCCCGGCCAGCGCCGGGCTGGTATCCGGACCCTGCCGGTTCCGGCCGGCTCCGTTGGTGGGACGGCACCGCCTGGACCGGGCACCTGAACGCGCCGACGCCGGCCATACCGGCGGGCCGGCCGCAGATCAGCGGGAACACCCCCGTCTATAACCTGTTCATCTGGCTGATCGTGGCACTGCCGATCATTCCGCTCATCATCCTGATGTTCTGGAACCCCGTCCTCCGGCTCCGCACAACGGGCCTCCGGCGCGTGCAGACGGCGGACCCGGCAGCGATCTTCACGCTGCCGTACTTTCTGCTGATCGCCAGCGCTTTCCTCATCTACGCTGTGTCGGCCGTGATGGCCTACCTGGACTGGCAAAAACTCCGGAGGGACGGCGTTGTCCGCCCGTTCCACTGGGCCTGGGTCTTCCTCAGCCGGGAGCTCTACGTGATCGGCCGCTCCGTGATCGTCCACGAGGTCGCACCCCGGCGCGGGCTCGCGCCTGTGTGGGCCACGATCGGCATGGTCCTGCTCGCCCTGGTCCTGGTCAGCATCAAAGCCTCCACCCTGATCACGGCCATGTCAGGCCAGCTCACCATGTGA